GTGATACAGCTACATCTCATGAACGTACATATGTTATCGAAGTAATGGGGCGTCACGCTGGTGATATCGCATTATGGGCTGGTTTAGCAGATGGCGCAGAAACAATCTTAATTCCAGAAGAAGAGTATGACATGGAAGATGTTATTGCTCGTTTAAAACGTGGTAGTGAGCGTGGAAAGAAACATAGTATTATCGTTGTAGCAGAAGGTGTTGGAAGCGCGATTGACATCGGTAAACACATTGAAGAAGCAACAAACTTTGATACTCGTGTAACTGTATTAGGTCACGTACAACGTGGTGGATCACCAAGTGCACAAGATCGTGTATTAGCAAGCCGTCTTGGCGCAAGAGCAGTTGAACTGTTGATTGAAGGTAGAGGTGGACGCTGCGTTGGTATCCAAAATAACAAACTTGTTGATCATGACATTATCGAAGCGTTAGCTCAAAAGCATACGATTGATAAAGATATGTATCAATTATCTAAAGAATTATCCATCTAATTGGCGTAATATCGAATATTTGGGAACGGTTTCATAATTTTCGGAGGTGCAATATGCGTAAAACTAAAATTGTATGTACTATAGGTCCTGCTAGTGAAAGTATTGAGAAATTAGAGCAATTAATCGAAGCGGGTATGAACGTCGCTCGTTTAAACTTCTCTCATGGTAGCCATGAAGAGCACGGAGCACGTATTAAAAACATTCGTGAAGCTTCAAAGAAAACTGGTAAAACAGTTGCAATCT
This sequence is a window from Bacillus pseudomycoides DSM 12442. Protein-coding genes within it:
- the pfkA gene encoding 6-phosphofructokinase gives rise to the protein MKRIGVLTSGGDSPGMNAAIRAVVRKAIFHDVEVYGIYHGYAGLISGHIEKLELGSVGDIIHRGGTKLYTARCPEFKDPEVRLKGIEQLKKFGIEGLVVIGGDGSYQGAKKLTEQGFPCVGVPGTIDNDIPGTDFTIGFDTALNTVIDAIDKIRDTATSHERTYVIEVMGRHAGDIALWAGLADGAETILIPEEEYDMEDVIARLKRGSERGKKHSIIVVAEGVGSAIDIGKHIEEATNFDTRVTVLGHVQRGGSPSAQDRVLASRLGARAVELLIEGRGGRCVGIQNNKLVDHDIIEALAQKHTIDKDMYQLSKELSI